A genomic segment from Gossypium hirsutum isolate 1008001.06 chromosome D04, Gossypium_hirsutum_v2.1, whole genome shotgun sequence encodes:
- the LOC107934343 gene encoding transcription factor GTE4 isoform X1 codes for MCMASGIVAGEGKDGEREKQRYSENKVYTRKAFKGSKKNSLLNSTVNSSNPNPNHNNNNNNTSNNHKNNVDRDVTITAVPNTNDHHNNNKNDNNVDRAAVNNTDVTATAVPNTNGNSNHPVEIPAQPLPLEFGNSAHQQPGPRVDTAASDDCSSFNKQVAMTGELKPSSENQVKINLASRSKQEMAELRRKLVSELDLVRSLVKRIEAKEAQIRGFSNAPVLNNAVDYGFNGVQPELASVGISQEPVKKSRPLNQLNLSALENSQGVNENLEKEKRTPKANQFYCNSEFLLAKDKFPPAESNKKLKLNGKKQGGGELTHGFGMGNKFFKNCSSLLERLMKHKHGWVFNSPVDVKGLGLHDYYSVIKHPMDLGTVKTRLGKNWYKSPREFAEDVRLTFQNAMTYNPKGQDVHVMAEQLSKIFEGKWASIEADYIRDMRLAVEYEVSLRVPTPRKAHSLLPLPLDTRILDRSESMTRPIDPRPKLIATTPLGRTPAPKKPKAKDPYKRDMTYEEKQKLSTNLQSLPSEKLDNIVQIIKRRNSAVLQHDNEIEVDIDSVDTETLWELDRFVTNYKKSLSKSKRKAELSIQASAEAVQIVPEKVKLRTVAPVLVEVPKETTTDEQNVSRLLVEEKPGDAASRSSSSSSSSSDSGSSSSDSDSESSSASGSDAGHSPRA; via the exons ATGTGTATGGCTTCGGGGATAGTAGCTGGAGAAGGAAAAGATGGTGAGAGAGAGAAACAGAGGTACAGTGAGAACAAGGTTTATACCAGGAAAGCGTTCAAGGGTTCCAAGAAAAATAGTCTTCTCAACTCCACTGTTAACAGTAGCAACCCCAACCCCAaccacaacaacaacaacaacaacaccaGTAACAACCACAAGAACAACGTGGATAGGGATGTCACCATAACAGCTGTCCCTAACACCAATGACCaccacaacaacaacaaaaatgacAACAACGTGGATAGGGCTGCTGTGAACAACACTGATGTCACCGCAACAGCTGTCCCTAACACCAACGGAAACAGCAACCACCCTGTTGAAATACCTGCTCAGCCTCTTCCTTTGGAGTTTGGGAATTCAGCTCACCAACAGCCTGGTCCTCGTGTAGATACTGCTGCTTCTGATGACTGTTCAAGTTTTAATAAACAGGTGGCTATGACTGGAGAATTGAAGCCTAGTTCTGAGAACCAGGTGAAGATCAATTTGGCTTCAAGGTCAAAGCAGGAGATGGCAGAACTGAGGAGGAAGTTGGTAAGTGAGCTTGATTTGGTAAGGAGTTTGGTGAAGAGGATTGAAGCTAAAGAAGCACAAATAAGGGGGTTTAGTAATGCCCCTGTTTTGAATAATGCTGTTGATTATGGTTTCAATGGGGTTCAACCAGAGCTGGCCTCAGTAGGCATTTCTCAGGAGCCTGTTAAGAAATCAAGGCCTTTGAATCAGTTGAATCTTTCTGCCTTGGAAAATAGTCAGGGTGTAAATGAAAATTTGGAGAAGGAGAAAAGGACGCCTAAGGCAAATCAGTTTTATTGTAATTCTGAGTTTTTGCTTGCAAAAGATAAGTTTCCTCCAGCTGAGAGTAACAAGAAGTTGAAATTAAATGGGAAGAAGCAAGGAGGAGGTGAATTGACACACGGGTTTGGCATGGGTAATAAGTTCTTTAAGAACTGTAGTTCTTTGCTTGAAAGACTAATGAAGCACAAGCATGGTTGGGTCTTTAATTCTCCTGTTGATGTCAAAGGTCTTGGTTTGCATGATTACTATAGTGTCATTAAGCATCCCATGGATTTGGGCACTGTGAAAACAAGGCTTGGTAAAAACTGGTACAAGTCACCAAGAGAGTTTGCAGAGGATGTGAGATTGACGTTTCAGAATGCCATGACATATAATCCTAAGGGACAAGATGTTCATGTAATGGCAGAGCAGTTATCAAAGATATTCGAAGGAAAATGGGCTTCTATAGAGGCAGATTATATTCGAGATATGAGACTTGCAGTAGAATATGAAGTGAGTCTCCGTGTGCCAACACCAAGAAAGGCACATTCATTGCTACCACTTCCGCTTGATACTAGGATCTTGGATAGATCAGAGTCAATGACACGCCCTATTGATCCAAGACCAAAACTAATTGCTACAACTCCTTTGGGTAGGACTCCTGCTCCAAAAAAGCCTAAAGCAAAGGATCCTTACAAGagggatatgacttatgaagagaAGCAGAAGCTTAGCACTAACCTTCAAAGTTTGCCTTCAGAGAAGCTGGACAACATTGTACAGATTATTAAAAGAAGGAATTCAGCTGTTCTTCAACATGACAATGAAATAGAAGTAGACATTGACAGTGTGGATACTGAGACTCTTTGGGAGCTGGATAGATTTGTTACCAACTACAAGAAAAGTTTGAGCAAAAGCAAGAGAAAGGCTGAACTTTCCATTCAAGCCAGTGCAGAAGCTGTGCAGATTGTACCTGAGAAAGTAAag TTGCGGACCGTGGCTCCTGTTTTGGTGGAAGTGCCCAAGGAAACCACAACTG ATGAACAGAATGTGTCCAGGTTACTTGTTGAAGAAAAACCGGGAGATGCTGCTAGTAGGTCCAGTAGTTCAAGTAGCTCTAGCAGTGATTCTGGATCTTCTTCAAGTG ACTCTGATAGTGAAAGTTCCTCTGCCTCTGGATCTGATGCTGGACATTCACCTAGAGCTTGA
- the LOC107934343 gene encoding transcription factor GTE4 isoform X2 — translation MCMASGIVAGEGKDGEREKQRYSENKVYTRKAFKGSKKNSLLNSTVNSSNPNPNHNNNNNNTSNNHKNNVDRDVTITAVPNTNDHHNNNKNDNNVDRAAVNNTDVTATAVPNTNGNSNHPVEIPAQPLPLEFGNSAHQQPGPRVDTAASDDCSSFNKQVAMTGELKPSSENQVKINLASRSKQEMAELRRKLVSELDLVRSLVKRIEAKEAQIRGFSNAPVLNNAVDYGFNGVQPELASVGISQEPVKKSRPLNQLNLSALENSQGVNENLEKEKRTPKANQFYCNSEFLLAKDKFPPAESNKKLKLNGKKQGGGELTHGFGMGNKFFKNCSSLLERLMKHKHGWVFNSPVDVKGLGLHDYYSVIKHPMDLGTVKTRLGKNWYKSPREFAEDVRLTFQNAMTYNPKGQDVHVMAEQLSKIFEGKWASIEADYIRDMRLAVEYEVSLRVPTPRKAHSLLPLPLDTRILDRSESMTRPIDPRPKLIATTPLGRTPAPKKPKAKDPYKRDMTYEEKQKLSTNLQSLPSEKLDNIVQIIKRRNSAVLQHDNEIEVDIDSVDTETLWELDRFVTNYKKSLSKSKRKAELSIQASAEAVQIVPEKLRTVAPVLVEVPKETTTDEQNVSRLLVEEKPGDAASRSSSSSSSSSDSGSSSSDSDSESSSASGSDAGHSPRA, via the exons ATGTGTATGGCTTCGGGGATAGTAGCTGGAGAAGGAAAAGATGGTGAGAGAGAGAAACAGAGGTACAGTGAGAACAAGGTTTATACCAGGAAAGCGTTCAAGGGTTCCAAGAAAAATAGTCTTCTCAACTCCACTGTTAACAGTAGCAACCCCAACCCCAaccacaacaacaacaacaacaacaccaGTAACAACCACAAGAACAACGTGGATAGGGATGTCACCATAACAGCTGTCCCTAACACCAATGACCaccacaacaacaacaaaaatgacAACAACGTGGATAGGGCTGCTGTGAACAACACTGATGTCACCGCAACAGCTGTCCCTAACACCAACGGAAACAGCAACCACCCTGTTGAAATACCTGCTCAGCCTCTTCCTTTGGAGTTTGGGAATTCAGCTCACCAACAGCCTGGTCCTCGTGTAGATACTGCTGCTTCTGATGACTGTTCAAGTTTTAATAAACAGGTGGCTATGACTGGAGAATTGAAGCCTAGTTCTGAGAACCAGGTGAAGATCAATTTGGCTTCAAGGTCAAAGCAGGAGATGGCAGAACTGAGGAGGAAGTTGGTAAGTGAGCTTGATTTGGTAAGGAGTTTGGTGAAGAGGATTGAAGCTAAAGAAGCACAAATAAGGGGGTTTAGTAATGCCCCTGTTTTGAATAATGCTGTTGATTATGGTTTCAATGGGGTTCAACCAGAGCTGGCCTCAGTAGGCATTTCTCAGGAGCCTGTTAAGAAATCAAGGCCTTTGAATCAGTTGAATCTTTCTGCCTTGGAAAATAGTCAGGGTGTAAATGAAAATTTGGAGAAGGAGAAAAGGACGCCTAAGGCAAATCAGTTTTATTGTAATTCTGAGTTTTTGCTTGCAAAAGATAAGTTTCCTCCAGCTGAGAGTAACAAGAAGTTGAAATTAAATGGGAAGAAGCAAGGAGGAGGTGAATTGACACACGGGTTTGGCATGGGTAATAAGTTCTTTAAGAACTGTAGTTCTTTGCTTGAAAGACTAATGAAGCACAAGCATGGTTGGGTCTTTAATTCTCCTGTTGATGTCAAAGGTCTTGGTTTGCATGATTACTATAGTGTCATTAAGCATCCCATGGATTTGGGCACTGTGAAAACAAGGCTTGGTAAAAACTGGTACAAGTCACCAAGAGAGTTTGCAGAGGATGTGAGATTGACGTTTCAGAATGCCATGACATATAATCCTAAGGGACAAGATGTTCATGTAATGGCAGAGCAGTTATCAAAGATATTCGAAGGAAAATGGGCTTCTATAGAGGCAGATTATATTCGAGATATGAGACTTGCAGTAGAATATGAAGTGAGTCTCCGTGTGCCAACACCAAGAAAGGCACATTCATTGCTACCACTTCCGCTTGATACTAGGATCTTGGATAGATCAGAGTCAATGACACGCCCTATTGATCCAAGACCAAAACTAATTGCTACAACTCCTTTGGGTAGGACTCCTGCTCCAAAAAAGCCTAAAGCAAAGGATCCTTACAAGagggatatgacttatgaagagaAGCAGAAGCTTAGCACTAACCTTCAAAGTTTGCCTTCAGAGAAGCTGGACAACATTGTACAGATTATTAAAAGAAGGAATTCAGCTGTTCTTCAACATGACAATGAAATAGAAGTAGACATTGACAGTGTGGATACTGAGACTCTTTGGGAGCTGGATAGATTTGTTACCAACTACAAGAAAAGTTTGAGCAAAAGCAAGAGAAAGGCTGAACTTTCCATTCAAGCCAGTGCAGAAGCTGTGCAGATTGTACCTGAGAAA TTGCGGACCGTGGCTCCTGTTTTGGTGGAAGTGCCCAAGGAAACCACAACTG ATGAACAGAATGTGTCCAGGTTACTTGTTGAAGAAAAACCGGGAGATGCTGCTAGTAGGTCCAGTAGTTCAAGTAGCTCTAGCAGTGATTCTGGATCTTCTTCAAGTG ACTCTGATAGTGAAAGTTCCTCTGCCTCTGGATCTGATGCTGGACATTCACCTAGAGCTTGA